One Glycine soja cultivar W05 chromosome 2, ASM419377v2, whole genome shotgun sequence genomic region harbors:
- the LOC114395860 gene encoding E3 ubiquitin-protein ligase WAV3-like — protein sequence MGSGWRRAFCTSDPDNSTIRTKHRTQSPTPSPRSCVSLGFLSSTITELSSNSSPKFQTKTNTSNSNSPLSPKLNLSLFGNSFKFRNNCGICSNSVKTGQGTAIYTAECGHAFHFPCVVSVSHARTNVCPVCDATWNDVPLLQNNAEKQNQPIHHHRSDSVSSYDDDEPLPSPLTCSAQIAPIPEDEENDDVSEFPGFFVDPKPQSSLRQNDGGDSRSVRVKLMPECAVISVSQSHETRALVLRVKAPPVLSPPRWRRPPMDLVTALDVGNSMSGAKLHMLKRAMRLVISSLGAADRLAVVASAADSKRLLPLRRMTAQGQRAARRVVDRLVCGHGNSVGEEAMNIAAKVLEDRRERNTLAKILLLSDGQDNANNKNQRRFLSHVSSSIRFDCIKVPVLSYGFETKRTGLMHEPLEDDFALYVDRTLSVAVHDLRIQLGFSAPAEIRAVYSCSGGPTALSTSAARLGDLYAEEEKELLVEVRVPTSALGTHHVMTLRCVNINKDPVSQEFVYGAEHVFTVVPPPKSIPICGGRVERLRNVFITSRAVAESRRLAKHNDFSSAHHLLSSARALLAQLGSAEEYVRGLEAELVELQWRKQQQRVEREARWVDESGEVLTPTSAWRAAEKLAKMARMKKSLNKVSDLHGFENARF from the exons ATGGGTTCTGGTTGGAGAAGAGCCTTTTGCACTAGCGACCCAGATAATTCCACAATACGCACCAAACACAGAACCCAAAGCCCTACTCCTTCCCCCAGAAGCTGCGTCAGCCTCGGCTTTCTCTCTTCAACAATCACAGAATTATCATCAAATAGCAGTCCCAAATTTCAAACCAAAACCAACacctcaaattcaaattctcctCTCTCTCCTAAGCTCAACCTCTCCCTCTTCGGAAACAGTTTCAAATTCAGA AATAATTGTGGAATCTGTTCGAATAGCGTGAAGACAGGGCAGGGAACTGCCATTTACACTGCAGAGTGCGGTCACGCGTTTCACTTCCCATGCGTCGTTTCCGTTTCCCATGCACGCACCAACGTCTGCCCCGTATGCGACGCCACGTGGAACGACGTGCCGCTTCTGCAAAACAACGCCGAGAAACAAAATCAACCGATTCATCATCATCGTTCCGATTCTGTCTCCTCCTACGATGACGACGAGcctcttccttctcctctcaCATGCTCCGCACAAATCGCTCCAATCCCCGAAGATGAAGAAAACGACGACGTATCCGAGTTCCCTGGCTTTTTCGTCGATCCAAAGCCTCAATCCTCGTTGAGACAAAACGACGGTGGTGATTCGAGGAGCGTTCGAGTGAAGCTGATGCCGGAGTGCGCGGTCATATCAGTTTCGCAAAGCCACGAAACACGTGCTTTGGTTTTAAGAGTGAAAGCTCCACCGGTGCTGTCGCCGCCGCGATGGCGGCGGCCTCCGATGGATCTCGTGACGGCGCTTGACGTTGGAAACAGCATGAGCGGCGCGAAACTTCACATGCTAAAGCGCGCGATGCGGTTGGTTATATCTTCTCTCGGCGCGGCTGACCGGCTCGCCGTCGTGGCTTCCGCGGCTGATTCCAAACGGTTGCTACCGCTGCGGAGAATGACAGCTCAGGGACAACGCGCGGCTCGGCGCGTCGTAGATAGGCTCGTGTGTGGCCATGGAAACAGCGTTGGTGAAGAAGCAATGAACATAGCCGCGAAGGTTCTCGAAGATCGGAGAGAGAGAAACACTCTCGCTAAGATTTTGCTCTTATCAGACGGTCAAGATAACGCCAACAACAAAAATCAACGGAGATTCTTAAGCCACGTGTCTTCTTCCATCCGGTTCGATTGTATCAAAGTTCCGGTTCTTTCGTATGGCTTCGAGACGAAGAGAACCGGCTTAATGCACGAACCGTTAGAGGATGATTTTGCATTATACGTTGATAGAACATTGAGTGTGGCGGTGCATGATTTGAGAATTCAGCTTGGTTTCTCGGCGCCGGCGGAAATCCGAGCCGTTTATTCATGCAGCGGGGGACCCACTGCGCTGAGTACTAGCGCGGCTCGGCTTGGTGATTTATACGCCGAAGAAGAGAAGGAATTGTTAGTAGAGGTTAGAGTGCCCACGTCAGCATTGGGGACCCACCACGTGATGACATTGCGGtgtgttaatattaacaaagACCCTGTGTCTCAAGAGTTTGTATACGGTGCGGAACATGTGTTTACGGTGGTGCCGCCGCCTAAGAGTATTCCAATTTGTGGCGGTAGGGTGGAGCGGCTTAGAAATGTGTTTATTACGAGCCGAGCCGTAGCCGAGTCGCGGAGGCTGGCTAAGCACAACGATTTTTCGAGTGCTCATCATTTGCTTTCTTCGGCTCGGGCGCTTTTGGCTCAGCTTGGCTCGGCTGAGGAATACGTACGTGGCTTGGAAGCCGAGCTTGTGGAGCTTCAGTGGCGGAAGCAGCAGCAACGGGTTGAGAGGGAGGCGAGGTGGGTGGATGAGAGTGGTGAGGTTTTAACGCCGACGTCGGCTTGGAGAGCCGCTGAGAAGCTGGCTAAAATGGCTAGGATGAAGAAGTCCTTGAACAAAGTGAGCGACTTGCACGGCTTCGAGAATGCTAGGTTTTAA